The following coding sequences are from one Neodiprion lecontei isolate iyNeoLeco1 chromosome 7, iyNeoLeco1.1, whole genome shotgun sequence window:
- the LOC124295532 gene encoding uncharacterized protein LOC124295532, whose protein sequence is MRRTKIHRIIANEPATEAGPAGCREYRGADEVGKMGEEEDEALEIQEARPGSLAGLKEGERGGREEDTVHTIQEQEEGRGSGRGEASSWWPTGLFARPRSVSGGRWTTHSSYSVERRTRNVVGK, encoded by the exons ATTCATCGGATAATAGCTAACGAGCCTGCAACAGAGGCTGGTCCTGCAGGATGCAGAGAGTATCGAGGAGCAGACGAGGTTGGCAAAATGGGTGAAGAGGAGGACGAGGCCCTTGAGATTCAGGAGGCGCGTCCAGGTTCGTTAGCAGGCTTAAAGGAAGGGGAACGAGGAGGAAGAGAAGAGGATACTGTGCACACGATTCAGGAGCAGGAAGAAGGCCGAGGATCCGGACGAGGAGAGGCGAGCAGCTGGTGGCCTACGGGGCTTTTTGCCAGACCCCGCAGTGTATCTGGCGGACGTTGGACGACCCACTCGAGCTACTCG GTGgagaggaggacgaggaacgTTGTCggaaaataa